The following is a genomic window from Maniola hyperantus chromosome 15, iAphHyp1.2, whole genome shotgun sequence.
aaatatagtaattatcgttattgtatcatccgagaatgtaaaaaacgcatcgataaagaccacaggaaagttgtggattagagtgcccagtgaaataaatatacgtaacacgcaaagacttgcttaaagggatcctatatgactaacgacttcaacccaaatttatttttgcaaagatcactttgttgtaagtcttacttaataacttattcaatttataaagagaaaacgataattttttacgtttactatgagtttttagaaatatataaaaactagcttacgctcgtgacttcgcccgcgtggacttcataaatttcaaacctccatttaacccactcaggggtggaatttcaaaaaatcctttcctagtggacaccttctctttacctacaaagaacacactcaccaaatttcatgtatctaggaccagctgtttagatgtttaggctgtgcgttgatatataagttagtcaggactctaaattttatatatatggatactacgttagtccccgcgtgacataggaatgacatttctttgtttacatatttaatgacgtcacatcatggctgacagcgttttctgcgtttcaaataaaaataaaaattgtatttttttaaattggatttatatatccatcctgcgtttttaataattgttattgatatatttcgttgtcttaagcaaaatactatagtaaataatcatttattggacgaaattagatatgagtcaagtagcctattcagcATGTCCAATATTCGGGCACTTTCTGCCAGCGCCTCTCCCATGACTCACTACACCCGCCTCATGTGGAGAAAAGTTatgagtcaaagtcaaataattaataatattaggtaataaattactccttttgatagtcagatgttggatttgtaagatatagtggtgataattattacgcaaacttaagctacgagggttccaaacgcgcccaggtctgagaagagcccacaacaaactcagccgaatGAAATAAATTTGTAGTACACAAACACATATTCACTAATTATTAAAGTAGTACCTACATGAAATGCTTTATTCAAATGCCAAAGAGATCTATCTCAAATTTTTACGGAAGGGTATATATGTATGTGGCACAATTTGAAACATCTCCTTTCAGCCTGACCTGACCAGTAGTttcaactgtgcgttgatatatcaaaGACATtaagtcatcttttccttttatatatttagatttctaggAACATAATATTCATATTTCTTTACATATTTCTAGGAACTGGGGCATGTGCAATATATCCCTTACTGGCTGCAGTTAAAAACAAATGGCGTATGGTGGGAACAGAGACAGATGTACAGAGCTTGCAGCAAGCCCAAAACAATGTGAACTGCAATGATTTACAACACCTTATCGAaggtatttaaaattgtatcttagatttgttttaaatgaaatcaattagatatttttttatcactgttaaataaagtaaaacaatTATACAGATATAGGGATATATAGCCATAAATATTTATCCCTAATAAACTACTGAGCAACTTGGTCTcataatcatattttattatattgactGTACACCACATTAAGAGCTATATAGCATAaacctgtcttgttttaactcaatcttaagtctgagcaaagtcaaagtgagtTCTATAGATCTAGGCCTAAGGGTGCTAGCACACAACGTGTCTCCTATTTGTTTCCTCTCCTACATCAAAACTAAGAATAGTCTTCTGGGAAAGCATTCAACACAGCATTGCAATATTGGCAGTCACACCTTTATACTAAGCACTAGATTTATTAGACACAGTATTCTTGAGGTGCACCCTATTACTTATCAcaaagtacaaaaaaaaatatataaaaagccACTAAATAAACAAACTACAACTACTACTTATCAGTTCTGCTATCCAAATCATAACAACCATGAGTGCTATAGCAGTCCAAATAATATATAGTCCGTACGAAATGACCCCTCAGGCGCCTTTTAAATCTAtgggttaactgtcatgtcaaaattatggttcacctttaaaataaggaataatatcgtacttttgacatgaaattttacacaaaaatttaaagtggcgcgtgaggagttaaattttacgcgttatacaatGATTTGGCATGGAATTAATACATATAGCCCTCATGGTTGTTATAATTTGGATGGCAGAGTTACTATCTGTATCAAGTACTATTTTCAGTGTCAGACAATGTACATGAGAATAATGATTGCAGTGAGAGAGAATACTACGAAGTCGGTAATCGAACATATGTTTTTGGATAAAAATTGTCAAACATTTGACTTTTGCATGTGCAACCCACCATTTTACACTAATATTCAGGACCTGTGGGAATCTCGTAGCCCAGCCaggtacatttatttattaattactagctggtgcccgaaacttcgtacgcgtggatttaggtttttaaaatcctgggagctctttgatttcctgggataaaataTACCCATACTCCAGctctttaaatatacccatgcgaaaatcacgtcaacccgttgatCGAAGTACAAAACGAACCAAacaaattttcgcatttataatataggtacctagttgtttAGATAGTATCTTGGTATTAAACCAATTTTCATGAATCCTTAGCTCTTTCTGtctatataaataactagcttatgctcgcaacttcgtacgcgtggactacacaaatttcatacccctacttcacccccttaggtgttgaattttcagaaattctttctttgcagatgcctacgtcataacagctatctgaatgccaaatttcagcccgattcgtccagtagtttgagctgtgcgttgatagatcagtcagtcagtcaccttttccttttatatatttagatttaaacagGACTTTCACAATTCAGAAACTGCAAAGGTTGACTTATACAATGTACATAGCTTTAAAAACccctaattaaataattaaaaaatggcTCACTAGCTTTGACGTGTATATAACAAAGAAATAActcttacaatttaaaaaataatcagcCTTGATGTCTATACACCAAAAAAGCAAATACTAGGTAATACTATAATAATTTCCATTACAGACCTGAACCTAAAAATGGCTTCACTGGTTCACCACATGAGCTCATAACTGAAGGAGGAGAGTTGCAGTTTTGTAGACAAATTATAGAAGAAAGCAAGCTGCAAAAAGACAAAGTTCTGTAAGTTGTATTTTTCAATTGTATGTGTGTAAAAAACAGGCAAGATATGATAACTCGGATGTCTCTTCCTTAGACCAAGTATgtgttgaacggttgagccgtgaaaagctagcagacagacagacagactcactttagcatttataataatgtatggatTTATAGGATTGGCTAATTctaggatagcactagattgaGATATATCAGCTTAACCACAATTATCTATATGAACCACACCTTAGTACCCTAGCCTGGTATTAAAGCATAATATTTGATTTTCTATTTACAGCATATTTACGACTATGGTTGgacataagtttaatttaaaggAATTAGTTACTGATTTAAAAGCAGATGGTATTACATACACTACAACAGAATTCTGCCAAGGTCGAGTCACAAGATGGGGACTAGCTTGGACAtatcaaaaatacgatttttctAAAATGTGTAAggcatattttcttttttttcaattattatttttggccCTTTTGTTTAGCTGACCGCCATCTAGTAGGTAAAATATGACTTCcgcaaaaatagtttttatggCCAAAAATGAATTTTTTATAGCGGTTTGTTTAGGCAGTAATAATAGATTGGTGGTCATATACTATACTATTTTGGTCTGCATGCCGATTCAATTTTAGGTTACAGACAACATTAAAACAGCCAGGACAATTTTTACTCTCATTGTTTATTAATGTATTGTTTTTGGTGTTTGGTATCTCAAAGTTTACTTTTATGgtcattacatttttttaatctttttttttagtttcaccAAGAGACAAGTCTCGAAAGAAAAATGTTCCACATTCATTTGTTTTACCAGAACTAAATGAATGCTGTGATTATACAGAGAAGTTAAAAGGAATACTTCAAGATCTACAAATCATTTATAAGGTAATAACAAAACGAAAAAACGAGACGATTCTTGATGTTGTTGCTTTTGCCAATACATGGTCAAATCAACGCCGTAAAAGGAGGATTCAAAAACGTTTGTCAGAGGATCAAGTCAAAAGAGCAAAACTAGATTTACAAAATACATCCAATGTATCATTACAGAACAGTACTAATGGATCAAATGATACCATGATAAATAAAAGTATACAACCTGCAGAAGAAAGTACAAGTAATAATGGATCTCTTTACAATTCACTAGAGAACGAAACAGAAGCAGTCCATGCATTAATGAAAATAGCTAATAAAGATAAGCTTTTAAATATTGAAATGGAATTTTTGAATGGTAGTGCTGGTAAAGAAGGATTACATCAAATAGTTcagttcattaaaaataattggaAATGATGACTTGTTTAATTTtctatacttactaaaaataaaattacctaccaGATTCCGGACTTAAGATTAGGGCAGGATAAAACGTCACAATCCCGTCGAGTTGCAAAGACGTCCTAGGCTATCAAATGACCTCTAAATACTGTTGGGCGAAAAATATTGGTTGTTctgtgtttttactttttactttttatgtaaaaaataaagaaataaaagttGTCAGATTTATTccaaaaactaaactagttCGGGATGTGAAATTtcgttaggtatattatgtaggtaccattaTATTGTAGTTAAACAACAAATAGGTACTGAAAACAACGAGCATAAAATGTCTAGTTCATAAGCTGTgaccaaaataattatgtacggaaccctaaaagagcgaaGCCCGTCTGGCACTTGGTCAGTTATTTTAATTGAGTAACTTAACTGGGAGCCGCTACATTCAGGGTGTGGAAGACGGAAGTttctacaagagatctatgtccagcaatagCCATCTATCGCAGAGTATACTAATCACTGTATAGTTtgataatatgatgatgatgataatgatgaaaacaGTGTTGCCagcacagactacagtgtacaAACAGAGAGTTGCCAGGTGATGTGCGTCAACGCCTACAAACAAGATGCTGAAAAGATACAACACTACTGCTTCGCCTGAATACTAAAAAAATCACCAGATATGTAAATCAGATCTTTGCTGAGTTTTAAACTGTCTTGTCGAATTTTCGAAGTGTAAAAAAGTCACAACCAGAGATACGAATATGACCCAAAACGTACGAATTTCGTACCCTtctggcagtggcgtgcagctcatagaggcatgaaagcattgcttaccccagttgtaatagctcaatgcatatttttcattatttttcgccagtaaacaggttctacCAGACtggtgcctaccctggcttcaaaccctgtgcacgccactgccttcTGGCCATCTTCTGGCAACGCTGGATGAAAATGACAAGATGATCCATTcacgaagtacctacctactaataaatccCAATTTTAGGCGTCCACAAAAGCCATCGAAACTTTTTGAATGGGAGCCAAAAAAGAGCTAGAAACCCTCGCTCATTAGATTATTTATCTACTATATATTATGCCCTCGCTATTTTATCAATGTTACCCAACCTCAAAAAGGCTAGAGCCCAGAACCGTAAACTTGAAGattccagtttaaaaaaatattaaataccacttTGCCACAGACCAGTAACCAGTAAGTGTTTTTCTCTTTGGTGTGTACTTTTTCCCGCTTTTATTTTAtggaaaaataagaaaatagcTAGTAAATAGCTTCGAATTTAAATACATTTGGAGTTTATTATGAATTCTTGATGACAGCTTACAATGTAGAAAAAGTGTGTGGTTTAATAAGTTCTTAGTGCCAGTGAACTTTGCTTAAATTTTCATCCAGTTTATTGTTGTAACTTTTCTGTGAGTTTTcagaatattaataaacatTAAAGCTGATCAGCAGCATTTAACAGGTTCGAATATTAAAGTAATCTAAGGTACGCAATGAGTAtaaatgattatattattaaacaaaGTTGGAGTGAACTCTGCGAAAATGATCAAGAACAAGAAACTCAACCACCACCCAACAAACCAAGTAAGGCTTGTGCACCAAcggtatatttattaaaataagtacatacaaTTTAAATGTGTGATATTAAATCGCCTTTCATATTTAGTTCGTCGAGCcacaaaagaaaaaatgaaaTCTGACAGCAGAGAAAGCTCCAGCAGTCGGAAAAAATCAAAGCCTAATGGTAAAAATGATTCTGAGAAATCTAGGTAAGTTCAGTTAAATTTACCTtatcaataattaatctaatctaataattttgttagaGTTCCTACACAGGGTAATGATTTATATAAGACCAGTCAGTTGTAGGTGGATACCCTCTTATTTTAAAtccataatcagtacccttattataaatgcgaaagtgtgtttgtttgttggtttgcccttcaatcacgtcgccacggtgcaacggattgacgtgattttttgcatgggtattgataaagacttggagtgacataggctactttttatcccagaaaatcaaatatttcccaagaatttttaaaaatcctatatccacgcggacgaagtcgcgggcatcagctagtaatattataaatgcgaaagtgtggctgtctgctagctttttacggcccatccgttttaccaattttgattaaatttggtacggggatagcttgcatcccatggaaggacataggctacttctgaTCCTGGTAAACAAGGAGTTCCGATGggctttttaaaacctaaatccccacCACCGAAGTTacaagcatcatctagtctttaaTATTCTATTTATCATAATCAGCACagtcaaattaaattaatttattcatattagTTGATTTGTGGTAGTTAATTTTCTCAATTATTCTCGGCTATTAAAAGTTTTCTCATTTATAGCAAACCTTCAAAAAAGCCAATTGAGTTGGAAACAGACCCAGAAATATTGCAAAGGCGTCAAAAGCAGATAGACTATGGTAAAAACACAGTTGGCTATCACAATTATACACTTCAAGTGCCCATGTAAGTAATTTGCTCAAGAATTCTGACTTTATATTGTAAGTGGGGTTGATTATTTCTCTTGTCTATCTCATAGTGTGGGATATTAAGTCTTAGTTGTTGTCGTCCCCAACCTGCAGGCTAAATTTTTGCTATAATAAGGTTGTTagttgtgtaaaataaatactatTTTGTGATGGGCAAGTACCTCATAGCCTGACAcacacttgaccaatttttgttTCTAATTGACTAAGTTACAAAGTCTCCTGTTCTTGTCAAGAACAGAATCCGAATTCTATGAACAATATCAGTAGTAATAGCTGCACTAGTCACTTAAATGGTGTTTTATGATTTTTCAGGGATAAACGTACAAAAGAACACCCAAAAACTCCTGATAAGTATGCAAAATACAGTAGAAGATCTTGGGATATGTTAATCAAAATGTGGAGGAAAAAACTACATGAATTTGATGGTGAGGACATTGACTTTGAACATGAAACTGGAAATTTCTCAGAACTTGAAAACTAGATGAGTAATGGTTATTCTTCCAAGTTGACTAAAAACCATTGAAGCCacatttaatagttttttttttgctatcgggcttcataatattatacagtggaGCCTCTTTAACTCGAACCCCATTGACTCGAAATCCAAGACAAAGACATTAACAATTCCCTTCCGCTGAAGTACAAAAACCCTATAACTCGAATAATTTAGATACTTTAACTCAAATTGAATATGATTTCCCTGTGATGTACTATTCATTCATATCACACTCTAAACTCAAACTACAAATTTAGCAGACTATATCTGGAAGAAGCAATATGTAAATTCTGTAGCCTCTGTAGATCGAATTTTGTCCATAAGACTGAGACTCTTTGTCTCGAAGTAGAATCGACGATCAataaccaattttttttgtgtcctGTGGAAGTTTTCAATAACAACTATTGTTTACATTTTTGCACCCATCTGCTTAGCGAAAGTTTCTTTGCTTCCTTGAAagtgccaattttttttatagaacatTGATTTGCAATTTTGATGttcattatttttcatttaaataaatcacTATAAGTCGAATTTTTATTTTCTCATGACCTATAACTTGAAGTACCATGGAACATTTGATTAAAAACTCCGTTATCTCGAAGTCCTCGCTTTAAAAATCGCTAACTCGAAATAGTTAACTTTTCCCATGAAGTTAGAGTTAAAGAGGCTCCActgtattatgataataataattaaattaataatacattTTGTTAATCTTTCTGTCTCGGAATTGTACTTTATCCCCAACCCAAaaagaggggtgttataagtttgatGTGTGTATCTGTGTGTTTTTGAATATTATGTTCAAATATTTTTGCTTCCGACAATACAATGTGTATTTAGTGGGaagaatattaggtatgtttgCAACTGTCTAGTTGGTGTAGGTGTAGTAGTTAGTAACTGTGGATGATGAGGTCCTGGGTTGGATTAACCCTATATCTATTTTTGGCCTAACCTAATTATTACATCCCTGGTAGCGCAACTAGTGGTCGAGTGAGTGAGACGTCGCCAAATAGTTCTATACATATTAGTGGTTACGCCACCAGCGGATAATGCTGGCCGCCACGCCGCcaccattattatattatataaaccaAGCTGACAATAGTGAGCCCTCCATAGAGACCATAGAGTAGTATACATTTTGTTGGTAGCGCGTCTGGTTGCGCCGCCATCAGTGTCCTAGTGAGAGTGCCCTAAGTATATGGTAATTATCAACTTGTGCTGACATTTTTCATATCACTTGGTGTTTCACCAATGGAAATGTCATAAAATgtagacataatatttttaaacaatataaataaaaaacactgataataataattgacttTTTATTTAATCATGTTAAATCGACGGTAGTTCTACTTTGTTTAAAATATCCTTTGCCTGTTTGACCAATGGATTGTTCTTAGTTTCTAATGCGAAACTTTGCAGTTTTTCCATATACTCTTCTATATTGCTGTCAGATGCTCCAAAAGATCCACCTGGAAGTCATAATTGAAAATTTGATGATCTCAAATATGTAAACTAATCAAAATCCTAAAGGTATAATCACGTCATATCAGCTCGGAAAGAGATCGTCACCATATCAACTCAAGCCGTCCAGTATTCTTTGTATGTAACTCCTTACTGCAACACATAATAATCGGAATAGTATCGCAATCGCCTCGCCTCGGGACAAGCTCACGAACCGCGATGCGGTGCGTGGTCAACTTGCAGTTTCCTGACCAAACTGCGTTATTCAAATGACATCCAAATGAAGTAAACTATTAATGCTTCACCTTGCAACGGTAATGCGACTGACTGTAACGCTTGCACTAGCGAGCTGACGAGTGCGCGGCGATGCGCCACGAGTGCCGCCGTGCGTTCAGCAGCCGCCGTCGTCTCCGCGCGGAGCCGCGACGTGGCTGCGCTCACTTCCTCGGCGTGGCGTTGAAGTATGGCATTCTGTTTCAAAAGTAATTTCAATATTAGTCTATGTAATGTAGGTAAATGCAAGTCCCAAACTGACAAGGATTAGATTGGGACTTTCATTTAtatgtaacaaaaaaatataacgaTGGCTGCATCTtcatctgcatggatttaggtttttaaaattgctGTGGTAACTCTGGGATTTTCCAAGACGCAAGCTATCGCTACCACGTCAAAGCGGTTAAATTTATGAgcagtgaaaaggtaacagacagacttcTCATACAAACACAAGTTTATAGAGTTATTTGGAGTTATTATAATGGCAtcttctaagaaaggatttttgaaaatttaacccctaagggggaaaataggggtttgaaatgtatgtagtccacgctggcaaagtggcgagcataagctagttatttatataaataaattacctgTTGCTCATAATCAGAATTAGCTTTGCGTAACTGCCGTAGTTCAGATTCTCTGAGCTTATTGTGTTGAAGGAACTGGTCTGTAAATATGGGGATATCTGTATCACCAGCCATTTCTTCACCCTgaaaaatttacattatttgCATTGAATGAAATGCATTGCTATGTATAAGGAAGTCTGCTATATTATAGCTTTTgccctatttattttaaatattgttgATGAAAAACAAAGGAATACATTGTGGTGAATACAGACTATTCATATGATAATGAAAActgcattatttattttataaattgggTCATAAACTAGTAATTTAATGGTAATCTTGCTCCATGTATTATTACTTCTACTTTACGCTGTATCGGCGAaaacgcactgcacttccgtcatccgagttctatctgtgagaataccagcgattgttatctacgacatatgtcataagctaccatacaaaacaaaaaggaacgtattttcttggactcggatcggatgagtgcagaACCACAGTTAGTGTCAGAAAAACTAACTCCTAACCTTGATACTGTACAGTGGTGTGGGTGATTTATTAACTTATTTGGTGACTATGTTTTATAGGCGACTTTGTCCACGACACATTACATATAATTTATAGTCTATAGCACTCAGAGATTCTTTCTATGCTCTGGGCTGGTTGCCACACTTAAACATTTCCGTCTCTCAGCACTTAGAGAAACTTATCTACCAgtgaatgaatttttaaaattggatgaGTAGTTTCGGAAATTAAGTACCTCCTACATCTAAACTTTACTTCTATATAATTTTAGTGTAGCTATGAGGGCAAAATTAAACAGGGGTGTCTGTTCTGCTGTTTGATTGTTTTATTAGTCAAGTTTTGCTTTCACCGCATGAGGAAAGTACAGTACTAGTTATACGCAGACACATCCACTGTAATCCAGAGCTTGTTTTACCCAACACCAATTATTGCAAGTAATCCCATATATAACTTGTATACTTACAGAAGCTGGTGTGATACAAGGTCTTGGTCGAGGTGGGGTTGGTTGTCTGGCAGCATTATTGACAGCAGCTGAAGCTGCCACATTTGCATTGATCACATTCTGTTCTGCTATTTGTGTAGCTGCTGCAGGAACAAAATAGATTCATCATCAGTTTTTTGTAGattatttttttacacaatACAACTTATAGTTGTGTGAGACATGGTTGCTAACAATGAGTGTCTTAAGGAAGCTCAGTCATTGAACaggcaatggagagagctatgctaaGTTTTGCTACAtgctcaaatcagaaatgaggagatctataGATCTAACCAACCAACACAGCTCAATGAGTTACGTTGAAGTGGTAATAGGATAGCAGATCAATAGATGTGTATACCTAGTATAAGTGGCATGTCACACagaaaagtattatttatttaagcccTTGTGTACTTGCTGTTGGTGTActgaaatagaataaataaaataatataggtttatttaataataaaggcACTAAGCTACAGCAGGCATTATTTACCTGTATCTACCACAGCATTGTTGATATTTGTATTctgcttaatttttttggaaGAGTTGCTCATGTCCTTTTGTTCCATTTGATGTTTCCTGAACTCTTTATAGGCATCAGTCTTTTTATATTCAGCCCattcttttatatacctataaaggAAAAGTATTTAACTATGTTTAATGGTGAAAAAGAAAAGCTCCATGCAGATAATAGCAGTAGGAAAGTGACAAGCTAAAACCGTAATGCTCAACAgttttgaaatatcaaaaatgACAGGTAAAATTCCCACTagttgaattattattattctctattaggtacctacttccaaaGTTCTCATGCCTAGTATAAACTTAATATTGTCAGAGAGGCACATGGAATTCATACCAAaacatgtaaaaaaatattttacctttCCTTATCCTGGTCAGCTGCATTTAAGTATTGCTGTTTCTCTTCGCCTGGAAGTTTACTCCATTCACTGGCTAACTGCCTTGTCAACTCTGCAAACCCAAGTTCTGGCTGTTCAGCACGTAACTGATCACGTCGTTCATTGAGAAATCGTACGTAGCCTATTAACAAATTATAACA
Proteins encoded in this region:
- the LOC117989177 gene encoding U6 small nuclear RNA (adenine-(43)-N(6))-methyltransferase; this encodes MALNKFMHPRNIYKTPPDFAKLAKTYEEFSDIAKVDVSGKVSIDFKNPHSLRILTKCLLKSDFNLDVVIPEDRLVPTLPLRLNYILWIEDLMNTINRSDSIYGIDIGTGACAIYPLLAAVKNKWRMVGTETDVQSLQQAQNNVNCNDLQHLIEVRENTTKSVIEHMFLDKNCQTFDFCMCNPPFYTNIQDLWESRSPARPEPKNGFTGSPHELITEGGELQFCRQIIEESKLQKDKVLIFTTMVGHKFNLKELVTDLKADGITYTTTEFCQGRVTRWGLAWTYQKYDFSKMFSPRDKSRKKNVPHSFVLPELNECCDYTEKLKGILQDLQIIYKVITKRKNETILDVVAFANTWSNQRRKRRIQKRLSEDQVKRAKLDLQNTSNVSLQNSTNGSNDTMINKSIQPAEESTSNNGSLYNSLENETEAVHALMKIANKDKLLNIEMEFLNGSAGKEGLHQIVQFIKNNWK
- the Slbp gene encoding histone RNA hairpin-binding protein: MSINDYIIKQSWSELCENDQEQETQPPPNKPIRRATKEKMKSDSRESSSSRKKSKPNGKNDSEKSSKPSKKPIELETDPEILQRRQKQIDYGKNTVGYHNYTLQVPMDKRTKEHPKTPDKYAKYSRRSWDMLIKMWRKKLHEFDGEDIDFEHETGNFSELEN
- the Hmg-2 gene encoding high mobility group protein 20A isoform X2, giving the protein MEIETAQTNEVQTVPNEEPAKSTNADQETNAAAPASSVNGNEADAGPQPLNSKDIQKPSPKKPKKRKPKTPRDVTAPRQPLTGYVRFLNERRDQLRAEQPELGFAELTRQLASEWSKLPGEEKQQYLNAADQDKERYIKEWAEYKKTDAYKEFRKHQMEQKDMSNSSKKIKQNTNINNAVVDTAATQIAEQNVINANVAASAAVNNAARQPTPPRPRPCITPASVKMAGDTDIPIFTDQFLQHNKLRESELRQLRKANSDYEQQNAILQRHAEEVSAATSRLRAETTAAAERTAALVAHRRALVSSLVQALQSVALPLQGGSFGASDSNIEEYMEKLQSFALETKNNPLVKQAKDILNKVELPSI
- the Hmg-2 gene encoding high mobility group protein 20A isoform X3 codes for the protein MEIETAQTNEVQTVPNEEPAKSTNADQETNAAAPASSVNGNEADAGPQPLNSKDIQKPSPKKPKKRKPKTPRDVTAPRQPLTELTRQLASEWSKLPGEEKQQYLNAADQDKERYIKEWAEYKKTDAYKEFRKHQMEQKDMSNSSKKIKQNTNINNAVVDTAATQIAEQNVINANVAASAAVNNAARQPTPPRPRPCITPASGEEMAGDTDIPIFTDQFLQHNKLRESELRQLRKANSDYEQQNAILQRHAEEVSAATSRLRAETTAAAERTAALVAHRRALVSSLVQALQSVALPLQGGSFGASDSNIEEYMEKLQSFALETKNNPLVKQAKDILNKVELPSI
- the Hmg-2 gene encoding high mobility group protein 20A isoform X1, whose translation is MEIETAQTNEVQTVPNEEPAKSTNADQETNAAAPASSVNGNEADAGPQPLNSKDIQKPSPKKPKKRKPKTPRDVTAPRQPLTGYVRFLNERRDQLRAEQPELGFAELTRQLASEWSKLPGEEKQQYLNAADQDKERYIKEWAEYKKTDAYKEFRKHQMEQKDMSNSSKKIKQNTNINNAVVDTAATQIAEQNVINANVAASAAVNNAARQPTPPRPRPCITPASGEEMAGDTDIPIFTDQFLQHNKLRESELRQLRKANSDYEQQNAILQRHAEEVSAATSRLRAETTAAAERTAALVAHRRALVSSLVQALQSVALPLQGGSFGASDSNIEEYMEKLQSFALETKNNPLVKQAKDILNKVELPSI